A window of Pseudomonadota bacterium genomic DNA:
GACTACTACTGGTACGGTTTTTTGACCCACCTCCGGTTTCAGCCTATTCAGGTGCTCCCAACTGCAGTGCAGTTGGGGTCGAACCTCGGAAGGTAAAGACTGATGCGGGTAAACAGATAAGAGAGCTTTGCCCGTACCTTCCTGCTTTGTGCCGATATCCGGAGAACGGTGTCTCTCCCGTCGCTTCCCATTTGAGCAGGGAGCACAAAATACTTGTATCGTATGGTCTTGAGACGCTGGGTCTTCTCTTTCTTCCCGAGAAACTCATGTCTGAAGAGTAGAAAGAGGTTATAGACAAGGACTCTCAAGACCATAGCCGCCTCTACTGCATAGAATTTCTTCATCGAAAAGCCGCCCAGGGCAAAATCTTCTTTCAACTCTTTGATGGTGTTCTCATCGTTTGCCCTGGGCTTGCACATGGTCCACACGTCATAAGGCGGTTCTTTTGAATTAGTGATCCATGCGCTGAAGCGATAGTCTCTTATGAAAGTCTCGTTGGCAAACAAAGGCAGTGTTTTCCCCATCGCCTTTCTTCTCCGGGTGATATCCTGCCTGACCACTATGTACCGTCTCTCCTTTCCCCAGAGAGGATGCATAAAGGAGAACTCTGATACAGAAAGTCCTTTCGCAATTTCCTTCCAGCCGACAAGAGAGTAAATCTGCCGCTGGAGGGGTCTTATGAGTCTCACCGCAATGATGTAGGTAAGGTGTTCTTCCTCAAGTCTTTCAATGAACTGCTTCAGGTAGAATCCGCTGTCCGCAATGACGCCGAGTACCCTGATGCGGTCGCAGATGCGGGCATGGGAGTCAGCGAAGAAGGCAACGATATTATTCCAG
This region includes:
- a CDS encoding IS1380 family transposase, with the protein product MQKNSTTISQTNKARITFTKKKMTAYGGFALIAAFFERIGFAEMIEKAMPITECSPNGMGIYGKAIAFVAMVYAGADRFSHLVYLGNKEVLAKIFGVKRLPDAATTLTRMFNKLKTIKTADALSRNVWAYLTQLIPWETIREDWLTFDSSVLTRYGEQEGAKKGYNPAKHGRPSHNPLLAFLNRSKYVIHLWNRSGNVASWNNIVAFFADSHARICDRIRVLGVIADSGFYLKQFIERLEEEHLTYIIAVRLIRPLQRQIYSLVGWKEIAKGLSVSEFSFMHPLWGKERRYIVVRQDITRRRKAMGKTLPLFANETFIRDYRFSAWITNSKEPPYDVWTMCKPRANDENTIKELKEDFALGGFSMKKFYAVEAAMVLRVLVYNLFLLFRHEFLGKKEKTQRLKTIRYKYFVLPAQMGSDGRDTVLRISAQSRKVRAKLSYLFTRISLYLPRFDPNCTAVGST